A single region of the Enterococcus mundtii genome encodes:
- a CDS encoding SDR family oxidoreductase: protein MTEPNLIDPRKLYHTEEFPKQDQETPALQKDMKPVPDCGEESYKGTEQLANRRVLITGADSGIGRAAAIAFAREGADVAIQFFPGEEEDAQQVAHYIEEAGRKALLLPYDLRDEAAPKEIIQKTVDAFGGLDTLVLNAAQQISSPSIAEIPLEQVKDTFAVNIIAMFALVKEAIPHIPAGGAILTTTSVQAFNPSEHLLDYAATKASIANFTIGLAKQLAPKGIRVNGVAPGPIWTPLQLDAGQPKEDLPEFGQQALLERAGQPAELAPVYVFLASNKASYVTAQIYGITGGEAINL, encoded by the coding sequence ATGACAGAACCAAATTTAATCGACCCAAGAAAACTATATCACACAGAAGAATTTCCAAAACAGGATCAAGAAACTCCGGCTTTGCAAAAGGATATGAAACCTGTACCTGATTGTGGAGAAGAAAGCTATAAAGGCACAGAGCAATTAGCAAATCGCCGTGTCTTGATCACAGGTGCAGACTCTGGTATTGGACGTGCCGCGGCTATTGCCTTTGCACGAGAAGGTGCAGATGTAGCCATTCAATTTTTCCCAGGTGAAGAAGAAGACGCGCAACAAGTGGCCCATTATATCGAAGAAGCTGGACGTAAAGCATTACTATTACCTTATGATTTGCGAGATGAAGCTGCACCAAAAGAAATCATCCAAAAAACAGTGGATGCTTTTGGTGGATTAGACACACTTGTTCTTAATGCGGCGCAACAAATTTCGTCCCCTTCAATTGCAGAAATCCCATTGGAACAAGTAAAAGATACTTTTGCTGTAAATATCATCGCAATGTTTGCACTTGTGAAGGAAGCAATTCCACATATTCCAGCAGGAGGAGCAATCCTTACAACGACTTCAGTCCAAGCATTCAATCCAAGTGAACACTTGTTAGATTATGCAGCGACTAAAGCTTCGATTGCAAACTTCACCATTGGTTTAGCAAAACAATTAGCACCAAAAGGAATTCGTGTCAACGGCGTAGCACCAGGACCAATTTGGACACCATTACAACTAGATGCAGGTCAACCCAAAGAAGATCTACCTGAGTTTGGTCAACAAGCATTGTTGGAACGTGCAGGACAACCAGCTGAATTAGCGCCTGTTTATGTCTTTCTTGCATCCAACAAAGCAAGCTATGTCACAGCACAGATTTACGGTATCACTGGTGGAGAAGCCATTAATCTATAA
- a CDS encoding helix-turn-helix domain-containing protein has product MTIEEAILLDTLHCRLNFLKDKKHLTTPQVAEKVNLPIETYKNYEDGKNIPSIIELIFIADFYDTTIDYLIGRTEAS; this is encoded by the coding sequence ATGACGATTGAAGAAGCGATTTTACTGGATACACTGCATTGCCGTTTAAACTTCCTCAAAGATAAAAAGCATTTAACTACACCACAGGTTGCTGAAAAAGTGAACTTACCGATTGAGACATATAAAAACTATGAAGATGGAAAAAATATACCTAGTATCATCGAATTGATCTTTATCGCAGATTTTTACGACACGACCATCGATTATTTGATTGGTCGAACGGAAGCATCCTAA
- a CDS encoding TIGR02328 family protein — protein MRLWHQSLLQSLPRQQLLGQHRECCALRGNGWGRKHATVDYVFTHSPYKLFQYHLLVMEEMKKQNYKPGEEWFDPLYRGKICEPYSTLSPIEWTSPLYPEHDQIYLAECVANLEQKGIIL, from the coding sequence ATGCGCTTATGGCATCAAAGCCTCTTGCAATCACTTCCGCGCCAACAATTATTAGGACAACATCGCGAATGTTGTGCTCTGAGAGGCAATGGTTGGGGACGAAAACATGCGACTGTCGATTACGTTTTTACACATTCGCCTTACAAATTATTTCAGTATCATTTGTTAGTAATGGAAGAAATGAAGAAACAAAATTATAAACCTGGTGAGGAATGGTTTGATCCCTTGTATCGTGGAAAAATTTGTGAACCTTATTCTACCCTTTCCCCTATTGAATGGACCTCACCACTTTATCCAGAACATGATCAAATCTACTTAGCCGAATGTGTGGCAAACTTAGAACAGAAAGGGATCATCTTGTAA
- a CDS encoding Cof-type HAD-IIB family hydrolase: MKLAAIDLDGTLLDSQGVVPQENIRALKAFSSNGGIVTIATGRNSISAKDVFAQLGVSGYLISSNGALISEMKDGKIDYVLRRSKIEVPILKKAFYLAKEAKISIIASRETQDDQITFDETALVKDDPYYQHFNLQNHSFDEITKQLDDPSLSYLKLALTDKNEEKLQKIQAELKKEGIDSVFSDPHFLEITPKNITKAHSLLFLTEYLGLSSEDVMAFGDQENDLAMLEFSGLSVAMGNAQEHVKDLADEVTETNDEAGVANFLNDHFL; the protein is encoded by the coding sequence ATGAAATTAGCAGCTATTGATCTAGACGGGACCTTGCTTGATTCCCAAGGAGTTGTCCCACAAGAAAATATACGCGCATTAAAAGCTTTCTCCTCTAATGGAGGAATCGTAACGATTGCAACAGGAAGAAATAGTATTTCTGCCAAGGATGTCTTTGCACAATTAGGCGTCAGCGGCTATTTGATTTCTTCTAACGGTGCATTGATTTCCGAAATGAAAGATGGCAAGATCGATTATGTATTAAGACGCTCAAAAATCGAAGTACCTATACTTAAAAAGGCCTTTTATTTAGCAAAAGAAGCAAAAATATCGATCATCGCAAGTCGAGAAACACAAGATGATCAAATCACTTTTGATGAAACTGCTTTAGTAAAAGACGATCCTTATTATCAACACTTCAACTTGCAAAATCATTCCTTTGATGAGATCACAAAACAGTTGGACGATCCTTCCTTAAGCTATTTGAAATTAGCTCTGACGGATAAAAATGAGGAAAAACTACAAAAAATCCAAGCAGAGTTGAAGAAAGAAGGAATTGATTCTGTTTTTTCAGACCCACATTTCCTAGAAATCACTCCTAAAAATATTACAAAGGCCCACTCACTCTTATTTCTAACTGAGTACTTAGGGTTATCTTCAGAAGACGTCATGGCGTTTGGTGATCAAGAAAATGATTTGGCAATGCTTGAATTCAGCGGATTAAGCGTGGCTATGGGCAATGCGCAAGAACATGTGAAGGATTTAGCAGATGAGGTGACAGAAACCAATGATGAAGCCGGTGTCGCAAACTTTTTGAATGATCACTTTTTATAA
- a CDS encoding cold-shock protein, whose amino-acid sequence MNNGTVKWFNADKGFGFITGEDGNDVFAHFSAIQGDGFKTLDEGQAVTFDVEDGQRGPQAINIVKA is encoded by the coding sequence ATGAATAACGGTACAGTAAAATGGTTTAACGCAGACAAAGGTTTTGGATTTATCACTGGTGAAGATGGAAATGACGTATTCGCTCATTTTTCAGCTATCCAAGGTGACGGTTTCAAAACATTAGACGAAGGTCAAGCTGTGACTTTTGATGTTGAAGATGGACAACGTGGCCCTCAAGCAATCAACATCGTTAAAGCATAA
- a CDS encoding glycosyltransferase family 8 protein, producing the protein MNRRKEVAVVSSCNTKFVPHLAALFVSILENSDPKVFVRFYVIDDDIELESKNLLRYSVKNSRMNTDVEFLKINKKFFKNLVTSDRIPETAYYRIAIPELFRGKNVERILYMDCDMIALNDISKLWDLEFNGAVMAAVEDAGFHQRLEKMEIEADSMRYFNSGLMLINVEKWLEQNITKNVLKFIEENPEKLRFHDQDALNAILHDRWIALHPKWNAQGYIMAKAKQHPTAQGEEEYEEARRKPYIIHYSGHIKPWSEEFKGASKKYYEKYANMTAFRCVKSFPKYPLYARVQRNTELSH; encoded by the coding sequence ATGAATAGAAGAAAAGAAGTAGCAGTTGTCTCTAGTTGTAATACAAAATTTGTGCCTCATCTAGCAGCACTGTTTGTGTCGATTTTAGAAAATAGTGACCCGAAAGTGTTTGTACGTTTCTACGTGATTGATGATGATATTGAATTAGAAAGTAAAAATCTTTTACGTTACTCAGTGAAAAATTCACGAATGAATACAGATGTTGAATTTTTGAAAATCAACAAAAAATTCTTCAAAAACTTAGTGACAAGTGATCGTATCCCTGAAACAGCATACTATCGTATTGCGATCCCTGAGTTATTTAGAGGGAAAAATGTCGAACGTATCCTTTATATGGACTGTGACATGATCGCGTTGAATGATATCAGTAAACTATGGGATCTAGAGTTTAATGGCGCAGTGATGGCAGCAGTTGAAGATGCTGGTTTCCACCAACGTCTTGAAAAAATGGAGATTGAAGCAGATTCAATGCGTTACTTTAACTCCGGCTTGATGCTGATCAATGTTGAAAAATGGTTAGAACAAAACATCACGAAAAACGTTCTAAAATTCATCGAAGAAAACCCAGAAAAACTTCGATTCCATGACCAAGATGCTTTGAATGCTATCTTACACGATCGTTGGATTGCTTTGCATCCAAAATGGAATGCACAAGGTTACATCATGGCGAAAGCAAAACAACATCCAACGGCTCAAGGAGAAGAAGAGTACGAAGAAGCACGTCGTAAGCCTTATATCATCCATTACTCTGGGCATATCAAACCATGGAGTGAAGAGTTTAAAGGTGCTAGTAAAAAATACTATGAAAAGTATGCAAATATGACCGCTTTTCGTTGTGTTAAATCATTCCCTAAATATCCATTGTACGCTCGTGTTCAACGAAATACTGAATTGAGTCATTGA
- a CDS encoding flavodoxin family protein: protein MRILFINASPNKEGMTVKWGEKILKDIDYTVLHLVDYSINQLGQMTEKDEFDKVMGVIKQADVLVIGTPIYWWDVTGLLKTFIDRWTDLFEYGLDTPDAPLYQKSVFWFVQGSAPEEAISGIRRMLSNVSDRFLMQKLGMIYQKKDIASSNEQIKQMR from the coding sequence ATGCGCATTTTGTTTATTAATGCAAGCCCGAACAAAGAGGGGATGACCGTTAAATGGGGAGAAAAAATCTTAAAGGATATCGACTATACGGTCCTGCATTTAGTTGATTATTCGATCAATCAGTTAGGACAGATGACCGAAAAGGATGAATTTGACAAAGTCATGGGAGTAATCAAACAAGCTGACGTCTTGGTGATTGGTACGCCCATCTACTGGTGGGATGTGACCGGTTTGTTAAAAACATTTATTGATCGCTGGACGGATCTATTTGAGTATGGGTTAGACACACCAGATGCTCCTTTGTATCAAAAATCGGTTTTCTGGTTTGTTCAAGGATCTGCGCCAGAGGAAGCTATCAGCGGAATTAGACGAATGCTGTCTAATGTGAGTGACCGGTTTTTGATGCAGAAGTTAGGAATGATTTATCAGAAGAAAGACATTGCTTCATCTAATGAACAAATCAAACAAATGAGATGA
- a CDS encoding magnesium transporter CorA family protein — protein MLEYYLIDENKKVIAADEEHFNWLVIDTSDTEEIEQVTRTYQLPEDIFVGMTYPEEVSRLEHLSGTSLNNPISLVLLNLSSEKEKIERRLTPLSFVISNDLLITCRDEKTNFIDRLIEHHGNKIDSFEKVIVYAALDIYTHFVKELREMKTRIDSLDQEARKTTENEELYKQADLERDIVYIDHTLRDQKETMDLLWETPEFKERVNDEQLLYDVRLRQRQTEKMILIYRDLLESIGDLFNGMMDNNLNHLMKYLDSTALIISVPAMIAGIWGMNTGGLPGEDSATGFLLVLGGSIVAAAALGYHLFRKDYTK, from the coding sequence ATGCTGGAATATTACTTGATTGATGAAAACAAGAAAGTAATAGCCGCAGATGAAGAACATTTTAATTGGCTTGTTATTGATACGAGCGATACTGAGGAAATCGAACAGGTAACTCGAACCTATCAACTCCCTGAAGATATATTTGTTGGTATGACTTATCCAGAAGAGGTCTCCCGCTTAGAACATCTATCAGGAACAAGTTTGAACAACCCGATTTCCTTAGTACTGCTCAACCTTTCAAGTGAAAAAGAAAAAATCGAACGTCGTCTGACACCATTATCTTTCGTCATATCAAATGACTTATTGATTACTTGTCGAGACGAAAAAACCAATTTTATCGATCGGCTGATTGAACATCATGGTAATAAAATCGATTCTTTCGAAAAAGTGATTGTTTATGCGGCATTAGATATTTATACCCATTTTGTCAAAGAACTTCGTGAAATGAAAACGCGTATTGATTCGCTAGATCAAGAAGCACGAAAAACGACAGAAAATGAAGAATTGTATAAGCAGGCTGATTTAGAAAGAGATATTGTTTATATCGATCATACGTTGCGGGATCAAAAAGAGACAATGGACCTCCTCTGGGAGACTCCTGAATTCAAAGAACGTGTCAATGATGAACAGTTGCTTTATGACGTTCGTTTGAGACAACGTCAAACAGAGAAGATGATTTTGATTTATCGCGATCTGTTAGAAAGTATCGGTGATCTGTTCAATGGCATGATGGACAACAATTTGAATCATCTGATGAAATATCTGGATTCTACCGCATTGATCATCTCTGTGCCTGCGATGATCGCAGGTATTTGGGGAATGAACACAGGCGGTTTACCAGGAGAAGATTCAGCAACTGGTTTCCTCTTAGTATTAGGGGGCTCAATCGTTGCTGCTGCTGCTTTAGGGTATCACTTATTTAGAAAAGATTACACGAAATAA
- a CDS encoding iron-sulfur cluster biosynthesis family protein: protein MEITLTRNAMDILKEKAGEQSKLALALINSKDPFLRDKGACAKGSFFQIIPFVTEFGLYVTKINHPSLEIYTSQSEQCYLGKHLTMDYDHVLNSFSLENEIAVLDHNIKLTNCFFS from the coding sequence ATGGAAATTACGCTGACAAGAAATGCGATGGACATCTTAAAGGAAAAAGCAGGCGAACAATCAAAATTAGCGCTTGCATTGATCAATAGTAAAGATCCTTTCCTTAGAGACAAAGGAGCGTGTGCGAAAGGTAGCTTTTTTCAAATTATCCCTTTTGTTACTGAGTTTGGACTATACGTCACAAAAATCAATCATCCTTCGCTAGAAATCTATACATCACAAAGTGAACAATGCTATTTAGGCAAACATTTGACGATGGATTATGATCATGTATTAAATAGTTTCTCATTGGAAAACGAGATTGCTGTACTAGATCATAACATCAAACTAACTAATTGTTTCTTTAGCTGA
- a CDS encoding glycosyltransferase family 8 protein, whose translation MEIKYGTVPVVTASDENYAPYLSVMIATALENANKMRHIYFYVIDDGLSEYSKEGLRQTVAQHSEHASIQFLTVEKDVYEDFLVSDHITTTAYLRISLPKTLAKYNYKKVLYLDADVLVLDDIVALYDESLNGKTIGAVIDPGQTKALKRLGIDSEEYYFNSGVMVIDIDQWNEKDITDKTIQFLKENGEQIIYHDQDALNGVLYGDWEQLHPKWNMQCSLIFERHPAPDKKYEELYKSGNEAPSIVHFTGHDKPWNTLEDHPYTQIYLKNLAHSVLMKVGEVNE comes from the coding sequence ATGGAGATTAAGTATGGGACTGTACCGGTTGTGACTGCTTCAGATGAAAATTATGCTCCTTATCTAAGCGTAATGATTGCAACGGCACTGGAAAATGCGAATAAGATGAGACATATATATTTTTATGTGATTGATGATGGCCTATCAGAATATAGTAAAGAAGGATTGCGTCAGACAGTTGCACAACACTCAGAACATGCAAGCATCCAATTCTTGACAGTGGAGAAAGATGTATATGAAGATTTCTTAGTCAGTGACCACATTACAACAACGGCGTATTTAAGAATTTCTCTACCTAAGACCTTAGCAAAATACAATTATAAAAAAGTGTTGTATCTAGATGCAGACGTTTTAGTGTTAGATGATATCGTTGCATTATATGACGAATCATTGAACGGTAAAACAATTGGGGCAGTAATTGATCCAGGACAAACAAAAGCGTTGAAGCGCCTAGGGATCGATTCAGAAGAATACTATTTTAACTCAGGTGTCATGGTGATCGATATTGATCAATGGAATGAAAAAGACATTACAGATAAAACGATCCAATTCCTAAAAGAAAATGGTGAACAGATTATCTATCATGACCAAGACGCATTGAATGGTGTCTTATATGGAGATTGGGAACAACTTCATCCAAAATGGAACATGCAATGTTCATTGATTTTTGAACGCCATCCAGCTCCAGATAAGAAATATGAAGAATTATATAAGAGCGGGAATGAAGCTCCTTCAATCGTCCATTTCACAGGGCATGATAAACCTTGGAATACATTAGAGGATCATCCTTATACACAAATCTATCTAAAAAATCTAGCGCATAGCGTATTAATGAAAGTAGGCGAGGTAAATGAATAG
- a CDS encoding isochorismatase family cysteine hydrolase, whose amino-acid sequence MLVVIDMQNHILDPTSEFYIEDAEALVERVNTRLNQARAANEYVLFTRDIPIDRKDEAESEDLKIIPTLSPLPNEREIKKYYFTLPPETLTEIKHSLFERKEEQKTIEVVGIETNLCVLSNTIALQSAFPEADFIIDSSLVSSRVHEPQALKLLKDFNVYVKD is encoded by the coding sequence ATGTTAGTTGTTATCGATATGCAAAATCATATTTTAGATCCAACTAGTGAATTTTATATCGAAGATGCTGAAGCATTAGTTGAGCGAGTAAACACACGTTTAAACCAAGCACGTGCAGCGAATGAATACGTACTATTCACTCGTGATATCCCTATTGATCGGAAAGATGAGGCAGAAAGTGAAGATCTTAAAATCATTCCCACGCTCTCTCCTCTACCAAATGAGCGGGAAATCAAAAAATACTACTTTACTCTGCCGCCAGAAACATTAACAGAGATCAAGCATTCCCTTTTTGAACGTAAAGAAGAACAAAAAACGATTGAAGTGGTTGGGATCGAAACTAATTTGTGTGTCTTATCCAACACAATCGCTTTACAAAGCGCCTTTCCAGAAGCTGACTTTATCATTGATTCGTCACTAGTCAGCAGCCGTGTTCACGAGCCACAAGCACTTAAACTTCTAAAAGACTTTAATGTCTATGTCAAAGATTAA